In Streptomyces sp. NBC_00433, a single genomic region encodes these proteins:
- a CDS encoding ABC transporter permease subunit translates to MKNQLRSEAYKMATTRGNAGLAAAMLGLVGLAILVHVLSLSAQDLATRSQQLSLFIDVGVNLAALFAALVGALAVTGEYRTRTIRPTLLAQPRRATVITAKAACVLVAGAVTGLLSAGAAAGIGSIALAGRGFTNRLTAADITQLLTGAAGGGALWAAIGLGVGAAIRAQVPAVVGLFAWVLFVENTLVEIPRVERFAPGALAKSLAGQTDDGILASGALAALLLLAYAAVATGIALRSTARRDLA, encoded by the coding sequence ATGAAGAACCAACTCCGTTCCGAGGCGTACAAGATGGCCACCACCCGCGGCAACGCCGGATTGGCCGCAGCCATGCTCGGCCTGGTCGGGCTCGCCATCCTGGTGCACGTCCTCAGCCTGTCCGCCCAGGACCTGGCCACCCGTTCACAGCAGCTCAGCCTCTTCATCGACGTCGGTGTCAACCTCGCAGCCCTGTTCGCCGCGCTCGTCGGCGCGCTGGCCGTCACCGGCGAATACCGCACCCGCACCATCCGCCCGACCCTGCTCGCGCAACCGCGGCGCGCGACCGTCATCACCGCCAAGGCCGCCTGCGTGCTGGTCGCGGGAGCGGTGACCGGCCTGCTCAGCGCCGGCGCCGCCGCGGGCATCGGCAGCATCGCGCTCGCCGGCCGCGGCTTCACCAACCGCCTCACCGCCGCAGACATCACCCAGCTCCTCACCGGTGCCGCGGGCGGCGGCGCGCTGTGGGCGGCGATCGGGCTCGGCGTCGGCGCGGCCATCCGCGCGCAAGTCCCCGCGGTGGTCGGCCTGTTCGCCTGGGTGCTCTTCGTCGAGAACACCCTCGTCGAGATCCCCCGTGTCGAACGCTTCGCCCCCGGAGCCCTCGCCAAGTCCCTCGCCGGCCAGACCGACGACGGCATCCTCGCCTCCGGTGCTCTCGCCGCCCTCCTGCTCCTCGCCTACGCGGCTGTCGCGACCGGCATCGCACTGCGGTCCACAGCACGCCGCGACCTCGCCTGA
- a CDS encoding ATP-binding cassette domain-containing protein, with the protein MTEYRDTAAHTDPVTVRGLTKRYRSTTAVDDVSFTLAAGTVTGFLGPNGAGKSTTLRILLGLATPTSGTALVFGRPYAQLTSPTETVGAVLESNDFHPARSGRTHLRTLALAAGIGWDQVDDVLARVELTAAATRPVGGYSLGMRQRLGLAAALLGEPRLLVLDEPINGLDPAGVRWLRTVLRDFAADGGTVLVSSHVLAEVGQSVDRVLIIAGGRLLADAPVEEIAGAEGRTLEDAYLRLTEGVTS; encoded by the coding sequence ATGACCGAGTACCGCGACACCGCAGCCCACACCGATCCGGTCACGGTCCGCGGACTGACCAAACGCTACCGGTCGACGACGGCCGTGGACGATGTCTCGTTCACCCTTGCCGCCGGGACGGTCACCGGCTTCCTCGGGCCCAACGGCGCCGGAAAGTCGACGACCTTGCGGATACTGCTCGGCCTCGCGACGCCGACGTCCGGCACCGCGCTGGTCTTCGGACGGCCGTACGCCCAACTCACCTCGCCGACTGAGACGGTGGGCGCCGTCCTGGAGTCGAACGACTTCCACCCGGCGCGCAGCGGCCGAACCCACCTGCGCACGCTGGCGCTTGCCGCCGGGATCGGCTGGGACCAAGTCGACGACGTGCTCGCCCGCGTGGAGCTGACCGCCGCCGCGACCCGCCCGGTCGGCGGCTACTCCCTCGGCATGCGGCAGCGGCTCGGCCTGGCCGCGGCCCTGCTCGGCGAGCCGCGGCTGCTCGTCCTGGACGAGCCGATCAACGGCTTGGACCCGGCAGGGGTGCGCTGGCTGCGCACCGTGCTGCGGGACTTCGCCGCCGACGGCGGCACCGTCCTCGTCTCCAGCCACGTCCTGGCAGAGGTCGGGCAGAGCGTCGACCGCGTCCTGATCATCGCGGGCGGCCGGCTGCTGGCCGACGCCCCCGTCGAGGAGATCGCGGGCGCCGAAGGCCGGACCCTCGAAGACGCCTACCTGCGGCTCACCGAGGGAGTCACGTCATGA